One Ktedonobacteraceae bacterium genomic window carries:
- a CDS encoding PQQ-binding-like beta-propeller repeat protein — protein MKTYIRRKRCFIWPTMLALLIVLTSCGGFPSSNSSTPQPTLVISPVPSSGSTTTGSDWTMYHNDNTRTGYIANAPDPGSLAKRWSTNLDGAVYAEPLVVNGHVIVATEGDSLYSLDANTGRVLWHTNVGTPVPLSDLPCGDIDPLGITGTPVYDPQTQLVYAVAEVTGYSHILVGVDVNTGKVRVRQPVDAPGMDARAHQQRAALALANGMVYIAYGGLDGDCSDYTGRVVALHTSGQGPLLVYTIPTSREGGIWAPPGPSVDASGNIYVSVGNGASTGGNWDHSDSVLKLSPTLQLEDGFAPQQWARDNAGDADLGSMGPVLLPGGLIYADGKSSNAYLLNANHLGGVGGQVAQASVCTAFGGAAVQGSTIIVPCVDGIRQVIIGAGNQITVGWHASGLIPGSPIIGGHTVYSINSNGTLYALNMSDGSIVASLSVGQTSRFATPTLFDGMILVGTLSGVVAVRINS, from the coding sequence TTGAAAACATACATCCGGCGGAAACGCTGTTTCATATGGCCTACCATGCTGGCGCTGCTCATTGTCCTGACGAGCTGCGGCGGCTTCCCATCCTCGAATTCGTCCACTCCTCAACCAACGCTCGTAATTTCTCCCGTGCCATCGTCGGGTTCCACCACAACAGGCAGCGATTGGACGATGTATCATAATGACAACACGCGCACAGGTTATATCGCAAATGCGCCCGATCCCGGAAGCCTGGCGAAGAGATGGTCTACCAACCTGGATGGCGCTGTCTACGCCGAACCGCTGGTCGTCAATGGGCACGTGATCGTTGCCACCGAGGGCGATTCGCTGTACTCGCTCGACGCCAATACGGGGCGGGTGCTCTGGCATACAAATGTGGGCACGCCGGTTCCGCTCTCTGATCTTCCATGTGGGGATATCGACCCGCTGGGCATCACGGGCACGCCGGTCTACGACCCACAAACGCAACTGGTTTACGCGGTAGCCGAGGTTACCGGGTACTCGCATATCCTGGTAGGTGTCGATGTAAACACGGGCAAGGTACGAGTGCGCCAGCCGGTTGACGCTCCTGGCATGGATGCTCGCGCGCATCAGCAGCGCGCGGCGCTCGCGCTTGCCAATGGCATGGTCTACATCGCTTACGGCGGACTGGATGGCGATTGCAGCGACTATACCGGTCGCGTCGTTGCTTTACACACCAGCGGGCAGGGACCCTTGCTGGTCTACACGATTCCTACGTCACGCGAGGGCGGCATCTGGGCGCCACCAGGTCCGTCCGTCGATGCTAGCGGCAATATCTATGTCTCGGTAGGCAATGGCGCGTCCACCGGTGGAAACTGGGATCATAGCGACTCGGTGCTCAAACTCTCGCCTACCCTGCAATTAGAGGATGGCTTTGCTCCTCAACAATGGGCGCGGGACAATGCAGGTGATGCCGACCTCGGCTCAATGGGTCCCGTACTACTGCCGGGAGGGCTTATTTATGCCGACGGGAAATCGAGCAACGCCTACCTGTTGAACGCCAATCACCTTGGAGGGGTTGGCGGCCAGGTCGCGCAGGCCTCTGTCTGCACGGCATTTGGAGGAGCTGCTGTGCAAGGCTCAACCATCATAGTTCCATGCGTTGATGGAATCCGGCAGGTTATCATTGGGGCAGGAAATCAGATAACCGTTGGCTGGCACGCTTCGGGGCTGATACCCGGTTCGCCCATTATCGGCGGCCACACGGTCTATAGCATTAACTCTAACGGGACGCTCTACGCTCTCAACATGTCCGATGGCAGTATTGTGGCCTCGCTATCCGTAGGTCAGACATCGCGTTTCGCAACACCTACGCTGTTCGATGGGATGATCCTCGTTGGCACATTGTCAGGCGTAGTTGCGGTCAGAATCAATTCCTGA
- a CDS encoding DinB family protein produces the protein MAENNFTLTTFYTNWKEYQDRIKKAIAPLTTEQLELRAAPHLRSIGENALHIIGCRAGWFADFLGEDGGEEMKMYAEWNEAALAPDPSIPTSVKLAQGLDRTWQFMVDCLARWSPEDMQKTFPDEWDGKRIDLSRAWVVWHVMEHDLHHGGELSLTLGMHGIPADFPG, from the coding sequence ATGGCTGAAAACAACTTCACACTTACGACGTTCTATACCAATTGGAAAGAGTACCAGGATCGTATTAAAAAGGCGATTGCCCCACTTACCACCGAGCAGCTTGAGCTGCGCGCCGCGCCTCACCTGCGCTCCATCGGCGAAAATGCCCTGCACATCATCGGCTGTCGTGCCGGCTGGTTCGCCGATTTTCTGGGCGAGGACGGTGGCGAAGAAATGAAGATGTATGCGGAGTGGAATGAGGCAGCATTAGCGCCGGATCCATCCATCCCCACCTCTGTCAAGCTGGCTCAAGGCCTTGATCGTACCTGGCAATTCATGGTGGACTGCCTGGCACGCTGGAGTCCTGAAGACATGCAGAAAACCTTCCCTGATGAATGGGATGGCAAACGGATTGACCTGTCGCGCGCCTGGGTCGTCTGGCACGTAATGGAGCATGATCTGCACCACGGCGGCGAACTCTCGCTCACCCTCGGCATGCACGGGATTCCGGCGGATTTTCCCGGCTAG
- a CDS encoding 2-hydroxy-3-oxopropionate reductase gives MPDTIGFIGLGIMGRPMAHNLLKAGFPLIVQNRHQEVTDEFLAAGAAARNRPANIAAACDVIITMLPGTAEVEEVLFGKDGVVEGARAGLIAIDMSTISPVATGTFAERLAERRIAMLDAPVSGGDKGAIAGTLSIMVGGDEGTFQRCLPIFQALGKTIVHVGENGAGQIVKACNQIVVALTIEAVSEALVLGSKAGVDPAKILQVLGGGLAANRIIELRGANMLAHDFTPGGRVRFHHKDLGFVLEAARSYGVSLPTTALVDQMFASLELRGHGDLDHTALLTYLEDLADHHI, from the coding sequence ATGCCGGACACGATTGGTTTCATCGGTCTGGGTATCATGGGCAGGCCGATGGCGCATAACCTGCTCAAGGCCGGTTTTCCGCTGATCGTACAGAATCGCCACCAGGAGGTGACGGATGAATTTTTGGCTGCCGGAGCCGCGGCACGCAATCGACCGGCGAATATCGCCGCGGCCTGCGATGTGATCATCACTATGCTGCCGGGTACTGCTGAAGTTGAGGAGGTTCTGTTTGGCAAGGATGGCGTGGTTGAGGGAGCGCGTGCGGGGTTGATTGCCATTGATATGAGTACTATTTCGCCGGTTGCGACGGGAACCTTCGCGGAACGTTTGGCTGAACGCAGGATAGCAATGCTTGATGCTCCGGTGAGCGGCGGCGATAAGGGGGCGATTGCCGGTACGCTTTCCATTATGGTGGGAGGCGACGAAGGGACGTTTCAACGCTGCCTGCCCATCTTTCAAGCGCTGGGCAAGACGATTGTGCATGTTGGAGAGAATGGCGCGGGCCAGATTGTCAAAGCCTGCAATCAAATTGTCGTTGCTCTCACGATTGAGGCCGTGAGCGAGGCACTGGTACTTGGATCGAAGGCTGGTGTTGACCCGGCTAAGATTCTGCAAGTATTGGGCGGAGGTCTGGCCGCCAATCGCATCATCGAGCTGCGTGGAGCGAACATGCTTGCCCACGATTTTACGCCTGGTGGCCGCGTGCGCTTCCATCACAAAGACCTGGGGTTCGTGCTGGAAGCCGCACGTAGCTACGGTGTCTCGCTGCCTACGACCGCGCTGGTCGATCAAATGTTTGCCTCGCTTGAGCTTCGCGGGCACGGTGATCTCGACCATACGGCCCTACTCACGTATCTTGAGGACCTGGCGGATCATCACATTTGA